In the genome of Streptomyces sp. Tu 3180, the window CGAGAACGGCGTCGGCGTCGTCCTCGCCACCCCGACCGCCTCACCGCCGCCCTGGATGGGGCACCGCCACCCGGACACCCTGCCCCGCGACGAGGACGGCCGGACCGAGTGGTGGGGCGGCCGCCAGCACTTCTCGCACTCCAGCGCCACCTACCGCCGCTACGCCGCCGCCATCACCGAGGACCTGGCCGCCCGCTACGCCGGCCACCCGGCCCTCACGATGTGGCACGTCAACAACGAGTACTGCACCCACGACTGGGGCGACGAGGCCGCCGCCCGCTTCCGCGCCTGGCTGCGCGGCCGCTACGGCACCCTCGACGCCCTCAACACCGCCTGGGGCACCGCGTTCTGGAGCCAGGGCTACGGCGACTGGGCGGAGGTGATGCCGCCCCGCCGCGCGCACTACCGGAAGAACCCCACCCAGGTGCTGGACTTCAGACGCTTCACCTCCGACATGCTCCTGGAGTGCTACACCGCCGAACGCGACATCGTCCGCCGGCACACCCCGCACCTGCCGGTCACCACCAACTTCATGCCGCTGTGGGCCGGCCAGGACGCCTGGCGGTGGGCCGAGGAGGAGGACGTCGTCTCCGTCGACCTCTACCCCGACCCGCGCGACCCCCTCGGCGCCCAGGACGGGGCGCTCGTGCAGGACATGACCCGCTCCCAGGCCCGCGGCCCCTGGATGCTCATGGAGCAGGCGGCCGGACCGGTCAACTGGCGCGCGGTGAACCACCCCAAGCCGCGCGGCCTCAACCGCCTGTGGTCCCTCCAGGCGGTGGCGCGCGGCGCGGACGCCGTCTGCTACTTCCAGTGGCGCCAGTCCCGGCAGGGCGCGGAGAAGTTCCACTCCGCGATGGTCGGCCACGCGGGGGCGGAGGGACGCACGTACCAGGAGGTCAAGCGGCTCGGCGCGGACCTGGCACGGCTCGCCCCGCACGTCTCCGGTGCCCGCGTCACCGCCGGCGTCGCCGTGCTGCACGACTGGCACTCCTGGTGGGCCGGCGACCAGGAGGGCCGGCCCTCGCGCGAGGTCGACTACCCGCGGGTCCTGCGCGCCTGGCACCGCGCGCTGTGGCAGGCCGGCCTCACCACCGACTTCGCCCACCCCGAGCACGACCTGTCCGGCCACCGGATGGTCGTCGTGCCCCAGCTCTACCTGCTCACCGACGCGGCCGTCGACAACCTCCTGGGATACGTACGCGGCGGCGGCACCCTCGTCTGCGGCTTCCTGACCGGCGTCGCCGACCAGGACGACCGGGTGCGGCCCGGCGGCATGGACGCCCGGCTGCGCGAGCTCTTCGGCATCCGCACCCTGCACGAGTGGTGGCCGCTGGACCCGGGGGAGAGCGCCGCGTGCGAGGGCTTCGAGGGCTCCCTGTGGTCGGAGGAGCTGGAACCCGACGGCACCGCCGACGAGACGACGCCCTACAAGGGCGGCGAACTCGACGGACTGCCCGCCGTGCTGCGCAAGGGCCGCGCCTGGTACGTCTCGACGCTCCCGGAGCCGGAGGCGCTGCGCGCGCTGCTGACCCGCGTCGCGGGACAGGCCGGCGTCCGGCCGGTGCTCGGCGGGCTGCCGGACGGGGTCGAGGCGGTGCGCCGGGGCGAGCTGCTGTTCCTGCTCAACCACGGCCGTGAGCCGGTCACCGTGGACGTCCCCGGCACCCACCACGACCTGCTGACGGAGACGGCCGTGACCGGCCGGCTCACCCTCGGCCGCCACGGCGCGGCGGTGCTGCGGTCATGAGCGCCACGCCCGTCCACGGAACCTGGGAACCGCGCCCGGCCGGCCGCTGGGAGGACGGCTTCCTGAGCGGCAACGGCCGTCACGGCGCCCTTGTGTTCGGTGACCCGGACGACGAACGGACCGTCGTCACGCACCACACCCTCGTCCGGCCGGACGAGGGCGGCGAGCACCGCCTGCCGCCCCGCCTGGCCGACGGACTTCCCGGCCTCCAGGACCGTCTCCTCTCCGGTGACCTGGCCGCCGCCGAGGACTTCACCGACGGCCGCCCCCTCCAGTGGGTGCGGCCCTTCCACCCGGCCTTCCAGGTGCGCCTGCGCCGCCCGGGCGACGACGGGAACGGGGAGGAGGACGACGAGCGGACCCGGTACCGCCGCACGGTCGACTTCGCCACCGGCGTCCTGCAGGCGGCCCGCGCCGGCTGGACCAGCCGCGCCTTCGTCTCCCGCGCCGACGACGTGATCGTCCAGCACGTCACCGCCCCCGGACCCGTCCTCGACGTGTTCCTGGACCACCGCCTCCCGGGCGCCCCCACCGCACTGGGCGTCGGCCACGGCGCCGTCCTCACCGCCGACGGGGCCCTGCTGAGCCTGCGCGCCCGCTACCCGGGCAGCGACCGCGCCTACACCGGGACCACCCTGGTCGCCGTCACCGGCGGCACGACCACGCTCGGCCCCCAGGGGGTGCGCGTCGAGGACGCGCGGTCCGTCCTGCTGCTCACCCGGGTGCGGCGGCACACCGGGGAGGCGGACGTGGTCGCCGAGGGCCGTGCCCTGCGGGACCTGCTCGACGAGGCGTGGGGCTCCTACGACGGCCTCCTGGCCCGCCACCTGCCGCACCACCGCACCGCCTACGAGCGCGTCACCCTCGACCTGGCCGCCGACCCGGCCGAACGCGCCCTGCCGGGCTCCGCGCTGCTGACGCGGCCGCACAGCGCCGCCCTGCTCGAGCGGCTCTTCGCGGCCGGCCGCTACCACCTGCTGTCCGCCAGCGGGATGTTCCCGCCCCGCCTCACCGGACTGTGGACCGGCGACTGGGACACCGCCTGGTCCGGCGCCTTCACCAACGACGCCAACCTCAACCTCCAGACCGCCTCCGCCGCGGCCGCCGCCCTCCCCGAGGTCACCGAGGCGCTGGCGTCACTCGTCCACCGCCAGCTGCCCGACTGGCGGGACAACGCCCGCGCGGTCTTCGGCGCCCGGGGCGTGGTCGCCCCCGCGCACACCGACGGCGAGTCCGGGCACGCCTACCACTTCAGCCGCGAGTACCCCCTCCACCTGTGGACCGCCGGCGCCGACTGGCTGCTGAAGCCCCTCGTCGACCACGACGAGACCCGCGGCGCGCGCGATCCGCGCACCGCCGCCGCGCTCGCCGAGGTCGCCCTGTTCTACGAGGGCTTCCTCACCCGCACCGACGCCGAGGGCCGGCTGGTCGTCGTCCCCTCCTACTCGCCCGAGAACCGGCCCGCGAACGCGAGCTGGGGCGCGATCAACGCGGCCATGGACCTCTCCGCGGCCCGGCACGCCCTGCTGACCGCCGCCGACCACCACCCGGAGCACGCCGACCGCTGGCGGGCGCTGGCCGACCGGCTCCCGCCGCACCGGGTCAACGCCGACGGCGCGCTCGCCGAATGGGCCCGGCCGGACCTGGACGACTCCTACGACCACCGGCACCTCAGCCACCTCTACGGCGTCTGGCCGCTGGAGGAGATCACCCCCTACGACACCCCCGGCCTGGCCGCCGCCGCGCACCGCGCGCTGGAACTGCGCGGCACCGAGAACGACTCCGCGCACGGCCACCTGCACCACGCCCTGATCGCGGCCCGCCTCCGGGACGGCGAACGGGTCGCCCACGCGCTCGCCCGGGTGCTGGAGGGCGACTTCTTCCACACCTCCCTGATGAGCGCGCACTACCCGCACCGCGACGTCTACAACGCCGACGCCGCCCACACCCTGCCCGCCGTGCTGATCGAGGCGCTCGTGCAGTCCACCCCCGACCGGCTGGTCCTGCTGCCCGCGCCGCCGCCGGCGTACCCGAGCGGCGCCCTGCGCGGGGTGCGCACCCGCTTCGGCGCCGCACTCGACCTCACCTGGTCCCCGGACGGCGCCACCGCCGTCCTGCGGCCGGCCCGCACCCACCGCGTCGACCTGTGGACTTCCGCCGGCGCCGAGCCCCTCGACCTCGTCGCCGGAGAAGACCGCGTCCTCACGCTGAAGACGCGGTGATCCCCGTGATTCCCCCCACCCATGGAAGGAACACCATGGCAACAAGCACCCCGAGCAGGATCACCAAGGTCCTGCTGGCCCCCGCCCTCGCGCTCGGCGCCACCGTCGGCCTCGCCTCCGCCCCCGCCCACGCCGCCGTCTGGAGCTCCTGCGACCAGTGGGGCAACACCAGCCTGAACGGCTACACGCTCTACAACAACATCTGGGGCTCCGGCGCCGGCAGCCAGTGCGTCTGGGCCAACTCCGGAACCAACTGGGGCGTCTGGGCCGACCACCCGAACACCGGCGGCATCAAGTCGTACCCGAACGCCAAGAAGGTGATCAACAAGTCGGTCACCTCCCTCTCCTCGCTCACCAGCAGCTACAACGTCACCGTCCCGTCCTCGGGCGCGTACAACACCTCGTACGACATCTGGGACACGGACTACGACTACGAGATCATGCTCTGGGTCAACCACAACGGCGCCGTCGGGCCGCTCGGCTCCGCGCAGGGCACGGTGAGCCTGGGCGGCCACACCTGGAACGTCCACAAGGGGAACAACGGCGCCAACGAGGTCTTCTCGTTCCTGCGCACCTCGGACTCGAACTCCGGCACCGTCGACATCCTCCCGATCCTGAAGTGGATCAAGGACACCAAGGGCTGGATGGGCAACGAGACCATCGGGGACGTCCAGTTCGGGTACGAGATCACCTCGTCGTCCGGCGGACTGGACTTCCGCACCAACAGCCTGACGGTGTCGGGCGGCTAGGCGCTCCCCGCGAGACCGGCGAAGGGGTGTCCCGGTTCCCGGGGCACCCCTTCCGCGTCGGGACCCCGGCGTGGCCGGCCTTCCGCTCGCGCTCCCGAGCCCGCGCCCCGCGCCCCGTTCGTCCCGGCCGGACAGGACCTTCTCCAGGCCGGTGCCGTCCGTGCGGGAGAAGTGTCCGCCCAGTGCGACGTCCTCCTCGCCGAGGGGCGCCGCCGGCTCCGTGCTCGCGGGGTCCGCGCGCCTCCATAACGCCGTGCAGGGGCCGGAACGGGGTCTCCTCCGCGGCCGCCCGCCGCGACTACGTTGTCCGGCGGTTCACCATCGGAGCGCGCCTGCGGAACCGTCACAGCCCGCCCCGCGTGCGCGGGCGCGCTCCGGGTCAGGCACGTCCCGCCCTCCCGTCCCCCACCGAGAAGACCGAGGAACCCGCCATGACACCATCCGCTCCCGACGCGTCCGGCGCCGGTACGGGCCCCGGCGCCGACCGCCGGATCAGCCGCAAGAGCCTGCTCAGGGCGGCCGTCGCCGCCGGAGCCGCCGTCCCGCTGCTCGCCACGGGCACGGTGGCGCTCGCCCGGGACGCCGGCGCCCGGGGAGGGCCCCTCGCGCCGACGCCCTTCTGCGACGACGGGGACGACCCCACGCCCGACCAGATGGAAGGCCCCTACTTCAAGCCGGCCTCCCCGCTGCGCACCGACCTCGTGGCGCCGGGCGCCCCCGGCACCCGGCTCACCGTCAGCGGCTACGTCTTCGGCCGGAACTGCGTCCCTCTCGCGGGCGTCCTGCTCGACTTCTGGCAGGCGGACCACGCGGGCGCCTACGACATGGCCGGATACGCCTTCCGCGGGCACCAGTTCACCGACTCCTCCGGTGCCTTCACCCTGCGGACGATCGTGCCCGGCCTCTATCCGGGCCGCACCCGGCACCTCCACGTCAAGGCCCAGGCGCCCGCCGAGCCCGTGCTCACCACCCAGCTGTACTTCCCCGGTGAGCCCCGCAACAGCACCGACGCGCTCTTCGACCCGGCCCTGCTGATGAACGTCCGCGACGCCGGCGGCGGCAAGGAGGCCACCTTCGACTTCGTGCTCGACGTGGACGGTGGGCCCACCGACCCGCCCGGCGGCGGGTGGGCGCCCGGCCGCTCGTACGCGGCGGGCGACCGGGTGACCCACGACGGCGCCGCCTACCGCTGTCTGCAGGCCCACACCTCCATGACCGGCTGGGAGCCGCCCCACGTCCCCGCGCTGTGGCGCCGCGAGTGACGTCCGTCCCGCGCCGCGGCGGCCGGGGTCCCGCGGGCCGGCACGGGACCCCGGCCGCCGTGCCTCACGCTTCCCGGACCGGCAGGCTCGCCCCGTCCCGCAGGAACAGCGGGATGCGGTCCAGCGGCGCCTCGACCGTCACGGCCGCGCCGCCCCCGTACGTCTCACCCGTCCACGCGTCCGTCCAGCGCGCGCCCGCCGGGAGGTACGCCGTGCGGGCCGCGGCGCCCGCCGTCAGCACCGGGGCGACCAGCAGGTCACGGCCGAACAGGTACGCGTCGTCCACCGACCAGGCCGCCTGGTCGCCGGGGAACTCCAGGAACAGCGGCCGCATCACCGGCAGCCCCTCCTCGTGCGCCTCCCGCATGACCTCGAGGACGTACGGCCTCAGCCGCTCGCGCAGCCGCAGGTACTTCTCCAGGATCGCGCCGGCCTCCTCCCCGTAGGACCAGACCTCGTTCGGGCCGCCGGTCATGTCCGGGCCCAGGGGCATGCCGGGGTCGCGGAAGCCGTGCAGCCGCATCAGCGGGGACAGCGCGCCGAACTGGAACCAGCGGACCATCACCTCGCGGTAGGCGGGGTCGTCCGGGTCACCGCCGTGGAAGCCGCCGATGTCGGTGTTCCACCACGGGATGCCCGACAGCGAGGTGTTGAGGCCGGCCGCGATCTGGCGGCGCAGGGTGGCGAAGTCGGTGCCGATGTCACCGGACCACAGGGCCGCGCCGTAGCGCTGGCTGCCCGCCCACGCCGAGCGGTTGAGGGTGATCACCTCGTCCTCGCCGCAGGCCCTCAGGCCCTCGTGGAAGGCGCGGGAGTTCTCGGCGGGATAGAGGTTGCCGACCTCCAGGCCCGGACCCGCCCAGTACCGCAGGTTCTCCGGGAAGCCCGGCTTCAGCTCCGGCTCGCAGGCGTCCAGCCAGAAGGCGGTGATCCCGTACGGGTCGAGGTAGTTCTCCTTGATCCTCGACCACACGAACTCCCGGGCCTCGGGGTTGGTGGCGTCGTAGAAGGCGACCTGGACCGTGGAGGCGACCTCCTTGTCCGGCCAGTCGGCGTGCGCCGTCGGACCGTACTGGGTGCCGATGAAGTAGCCGCGCTGGTCCATCACCGGGTGGTTCTCGCTCAGCGGGGAGACCGACGGCCACACGGAGACCACCAGCTTGACGCCGAGTTCGTCCAGCTCGCGCACCATCGCCGCCGGGTCCGGCCACTCCTTCGGGTCGAACTTCCACTCGCCCAGGTGGGTCCAGTGGAAGAAGTCGCAGACGATCGCGTCCAGCGGCAGGCCCCGGCGCCTGTACTCCCGTGCCACGGAGAGGAGTTCGCCCTGGGTGCGGTAGCGCAGCTTGCACTGCCAGAAACCGGCCGCCCACCGGGGCAGCATCGGTGACCGCCCGGTCACCGCGCTGTAGCGGCGCTGGGCGTCCGCCGGGGCGCCCGCGGTGATCCAGTAGTCGATCTGCCGGGCCGAGTCCGCCACCCAGCGGGTGCCGTTGTGGGCCAGCTCCACGCGGCCGATCGCCGGGTTGTTCCACAGCAGGGTGTAGCCGCGGCTGGAGGTGAGCACCGGGATGCTCACCTCGGCGTTGCGCTGCACGAGGTCGACGACCAGGCCCTTCTGGTCCAGCCAGCCGTGCTGGTGCTGGCCCAGGCCGTACAGCCGCTCGCCGTCGTGGGCGGCGAACCGCTGCTCCAGCCGGTGGTGGCCGTTGCCGACCGCCGTGTACAGGCGCGGGCCGGGCCACCAGAAGTGGGCGCGCTCCTCGGCGAGCAGCTCGCCCCCGTCGGCGGTGCGCAGGAAGCGGACCATGCCCTCGGCGTCGATCTCGGCGGTCAGCGCGCCGACGGTCAGCCGGCCCCGGCCGTCCCCGATCCTCACGGCGGACCCGGTGGCGGGCGCCTCCTCCAGGAGGGCGCCGGGCAGGTCCCGGAGCACCGGGCCGCCCAGCCGGGCCCGCACCCGGACCGCGTCCGGCCCCCACGGCTCGATCCGCACGGTCTCCTGACGGCCGCTCCACTCCAGCGCACCCTCCCGCTCGCGGAACGTGCCGGCGGTGGGGGAGGACCGGGCGAGGCCGGCCCCGGGCTGCGTCTCGGCGGACTGGGTCACGAGGCTGCTCCTGGAGGAAGGCGGGCACGGCTGTGCCCTGGTACGGGAGAGCGCCTGCCGAAGCCGGAGGTGCGGGGGCGGGCGGGCTACGGCTGGGCGGGCGCCGGGCCGGAACTCGCCCGGACCGTCAGCTCGGGGGCGAGCAGCACGACCTCGTCGCCGCCCCGCCCGTCGAGCTTGGCGACCAGCTGCTCCACGGCGCGCCGGCCCATCTCCTGCGCCGGGATGGCGACGGACGTGAGCCGCACCGACGCCTGGACGGCGACCTGCTCGGGGCAGATCGCGACCACCGAGACGTCCTCGGGCACGGCCCGTCCCTGCTGCCGCAGCAGGGCCAGCAACGGCTCGACCGCCGACTCGTTCTGCACGACGAAGCCCGTGGTGCCGGGGCGCTCGTCGAGGATCCGGGAGAGCGTCACGGCCATCGCGTCGTACCCGCCCTCGCACGGCCGGTGCAGCAGCCGCAGCCCCAGCTCCCGCGCCCGGGTGCGCAGTCCCTCGAGGGTGCGCTCGGCGAACCCGGTGTGCCGTTCGTAGACCGCCGGGGCCTCGCCGATGACGGCGATGTCGCGGTGCCCCCGCTCGGCCAGGTGCTCCACGCACAGGGCGCCGGTGGCCTTGAAGTCGAGGTCGACGCAGGTCAGGCCGGTGGTGTCGGCGGGCAGTCCGATCAGCACCGCCGGCTGGTCGTCCCCCGCCCTCGACTTCGCCCGGGCGGAGGCGTCCCCGTCCCTCAGCAGCGGCAGCCGCTCGTCGTCGAGTTCGACGTCCATCAGGATCATGCCGTCGGCGAGCCCGCTGCCCGTGACACGGCGCACCGCGTCCGGGCCCTCCTCGCCGGTGAGCAGCAGCACGTCGTACCCGTGGGTGCGGGCGGTGGTGGCCACCGCGATGGCGATCTCCATCATCACCGGCACGTACATGTCCGTACGCAGCGGGACCATCAGCGCGATGATGTTGGACCTGCTGCTGGCCAGGGCGCGGGCCCCGGCGTTCGGGTGGTACCCGAGCTCGCGGATGCTCCGCTCGACCCGCTGGCGGGTGTTCGCGGAGATGGACCGCTTGCCGCTGAGGACATAGCTCACCGTGCTCGCCGAGACTCCGGCGTGCTGGGCGACCTCGGCGAGGGTGACCATCCAGCTCTCCAAGTTTTGTGAAGCGCTTCGACAGTGCGCGGAACGTACAGGGGCGGGTGAGGGTGGTCCGACAGTAGCCCTAGTGGGTGAGGGGTGTCCATAGGTTGTCGAAGCGCTTCGACAGCGTTTTTCCGCCCGGCCGCCGCACCGCCGTATCGGCCGAACGGCCGCACGAAGGGTGGTGGGGTCGCTACGAATCGGGTACATACGATCGGGTAGCACCAGTCGGTAACACCCATCCTATTCGCGGCGAGGTGAGCCTCATGTCCGCAGCACCCGAGACGCCCCCGTCTCCGTCCCGACCCACCGTCACCGAACGTGAGGCCCGCCAGGTCGCGGAGGCCGCCCGGGAACAGGACTGGCGCAAGCCCAGCTTCGCCAAGGAACTGTTCCTCGGCCGCTTCCGGCTCGACCTGATCCACCCGCACCCCCTCCCGGCCGACGAGGACGCCCAGCGCGGCGAGGAGTTCCTCGCCAAGCTCCGCGACTTCTGCGAGACGAAGATCGACGGAGCGCTGATCGAACGCGAGGCGCGCATCCCCGACGAGGTGGTCACCGGGCTCAAGGAGCTCGGCGCCTTCGGCATGAAGATCGACACCAAGTACGGCGGTCTCGGCCTCACCCAGGTCTACTACAACAAGGCCCTCGCCCTGGTCGGCTCCGCCAGCCCGGCGATCGGCGCGCTGCTCTCCGCGCACCAGTCGATCGGCGTCCCGCAGCCGCTGAAGATCTTCGGCACGCGCGAGCAGAAGGAGACGTTCCTGCCGCGTTGCGCCCGCACCGACATCTCGGCCTTCCTGCTCACCGAGCCGGACGTCGGCTCGGACCCGGCCCGGCTCGCCACCACCGCCGTCCCCGACGGCGACGACTACGTCCTGGACGGCGTGAAGCTGTGGACCACCAACGGCGTGGTCGCCGACCTCCTCGTGGTCATGGCCCGCGTGCCGAGGTCCGAGGGCCACCGGGGCGGCATCACCGCGTTCGTCGTGGAGGCGTCCTCCGAGGGCGTCACCGTCGAGAACCGCAACGCCTTCATGGGCCTGCGCGGCCTGGAGAACGGCGTCACCCGCTTCCACCGGGTCCGCGTCCCCGCCTCGCACCGCATCGGCGAGGAGGGCCAGGGCCTGAAGATCGCCCTCACCACGCTCAACACCGGGCGGCTGTCCCTGCCCGCCATGTGCGTCGGCGCCGGGAAGTGGTGCCTGAAGATCGCCCGCGAGTGGTCGGCGGCCCGGGAGCAGTGGGGCAAGCCGGTGGCGCTGCACGAGGCCGTCGGCTCCAAGATCGCCTTCATCGCGGCCACCACCTTCGCCCTGGAGGCCGTGGTCGACCTCTCCTCGCAGATGGCCGACGAGGACCGCAACGACATCCGCATCGAGGCCGCCCTCGCCAAGCTGTACGGCTCGGAGATGGCCTGGCTGATGGCCGACGAACTGGTCCAGATCCGCGGCGGGCGCGGCTTCGAGACCGCCGAGTCCCTCCAGGCGCGCGGCGAGCGGGCGGTCCCGGCCGAGCAGATGCTGCGCGACCTGCGCATCAACCGCATCTTCGAGGGCTCCACGGAGATCATGCACCTGCTGATCGCACGCGAGGCGGTCGACGCCCACCTGTCGGTCGCCGGCGATCTGATCGACCCCGAGAAGTCGCTCTCCGACAAGGCCAGGGCGGGCGCGAACGCGGGCGTCTTCTACGCCAAGTGGCTGCCCAGGCTGGTCGCCGGCCCCGGACAGCTGCCCGGCACCTTCGGCGAGTTCAAGCACGGCGTCGACCTGTCCTTGCACCTGCGCTACGTCGAGCGCACCGCCCGCAAGCTGGCCCGCTCCACCTTCTACGCCATGTCCCGCTGGCAGGGGAGGATGGAGACCAAGCAGGGCTTCCTGGGCCGGATCGTCGACATCGGCGCCGAACTGTTCGCGATGAGCGCCGCCTGCGTCCGCGCCGAGCTCCTGCGCAGCCGCGGCGACCACGGCCGTGAGGCCTACCAGCTCGCCGACGCCTTCTGCCGCCAGTCCCGCGTCCGCGTCGAGGAACTCTTCGGCCGGCTGTGGAGCAACACCGACGACCTCGACCGCAAGGTCGTCAAGGGGGTGCTCTCGGGCACCTACGCGTGGCTGGAGGAGGGCGTCGTCGACCCCTCGGGCGACGGCCCGTGGATCGCGGACGCGACCCCCGGCCCGAGCACCCGGGAGAACGTGCACCGTCCGATCCGCTGACGTGCGGCCCCCTCGCGTCGGCCTGACGCGGGCCCGTCGACGCGGCGCGAGGGAGTGCGGCCGGGCCACCGGACCCGGCCGCACTCCCTCGTGCCCGTTCTGGACACCCAACTCCCTTGCCCAGCCCGGTTTTTCCGGTTACGCGAAACGTGTGCCGGAAGCTTGGCCGACTGCTTACCCT includes:
- a CDS encoding glycoside hydrolase N-terminal domain-containing protein; this encodes MSATPVHGTWEPRPAGRWEDGFLSGNGRHGALVFGDPDDERTVVTHHTLVRPDEGGEHRLPPRLADGLPGLQDRLLSGDLAAAEDFTDGRPLQWVRPFHPAFQVRLRRPGDDGNGEEDDERTRYRRTVDFATGVLQAARAGWTSRAFVSRADDVIVQHVTAPGPVLDVFLDHRLPGAPTALGVGHGAVLTADGALLSLRARYPGSDRAYTGTTLVAVTGGTTTLGPQGVRVEDARSVLLLTRVRRHTGEADVVAEGRALRDLLDEAWGSYDGLLARHLPHHRTAYERVTLDLAADPAERALPGSALLTRPHSAALLERLFAAGRYHLLSASGMFPPRLTGLWTGDWDTAWSGAFTNDANLNLQTASAAAAALPEVTEALASLVHRQLPDWRDNARAVFGARGVVAPAHTDGESGHAYHFSREYPLHLWTAGADWLLKPLVDHDETRGARDPRTAAALAEVALFYEGFLTRTDAEGRLVVVPSYSPENRPANASWGAINAAMDLSAARHALLTAADHHPEHADRWRALADRLPPHRVNADGALAEWARPDLDDSYDHRHLSHLYGVWPLEEITPYDTPGLAAAAHRALELRGTENDSAHGHLHHALIAARLRDGERVAHALARVLEGDFFHTSLMSAHYPHRDVYNADAAHTLPAVLIEALVQSTPDRLVLLPAPPPAYPSGALRGVRTRFGAALDLTWSPDGATAVLRPARTHRVDLWTSAGAEPLDLVAGEDRVLTLKTR
- a CDS encoding carbohydrate-binding protein → MTPSAPDASGAGTGPGADRRISRKSLLRAAVAAGAAVPLLATGTVALARDAGARGGPLAPTPFCDDGDDPTPDQMEGPYFKPASPLRTDLVAPGAPGTRLTVSGYVFGRNCVPLAGVLLDFWQADHAGAYDMAGYAFRGHQFTDSSGAFTLRTIVPGLYPGRTRHLHVKAQAPAEPVLTTQLYFPGEPRNSTDALFDPALLMNVRDAGGGKEATFDFVLDVDGGPTDPPGGGWAPGRSYAAGDRVTHDGAAYRCLQAHTSMTGWEPPHVPALWRRE
- a CDS encoding glycoside hydrolase family 31 protein; amino-acid sequence: MTQSAETQPGAGLARSSPTAGTFREREGALEWSGRQETVRIEPWGPDAVRVRARLGGPVLRDLPGALLEEAPATGSAVRIGDGRGRLTVGALTAEIDAEGMVRFLRTADGGELLAEERAHFWWPGPRLYTAVGNGHHRLEQRFAAHDGERLYGLGQHQHGWLDQKGLVVDLVQRNAEVSIPVLTSSRGYTLLWNNPAIGRVELAHNGTRWVADSARQIDYWITAGAPADAQRRYSAVTGRSPMLPRWAAGFWQCKLRYRTQGELLSVAREYRRRGLPLDAIVCDFFHWTHLGEWKFDPKEWPDPAAMVRELDELGVKLVVSVWPSVSPLSENHPVMDQRGYFIGTQYGPTAHADWPDKEVASTVQVAFYDATNPEAREFVWSRIKENYLDPYGITAFWLDACEPELKPGFPENLRYWAGPGLEVGNLYPAENSRAFHEGLRACGEDEVITLNRSAWAGSQRYGAALWSGDIGTDFATLRRQIAAGLNTSLSGIPWWNTDIGGFHGGDPDDPAYREVMVRWFQFGALSPLMRLHGFRDPGMPLGPDMTGGPNEVWSYGEEAGAILEKYLRLRERLRPYVLEVMREAHEEGLPVMRPLFLEFPGDQAAWSVDDAYLFGRDLLVAPVLTAGAAARTAYLPAGARWTDAWTGETYGGGAAVTVEAPLDRIPLFLRDGASLPVREA
- a CDS encoding LacI family DNA-binding transcriptional regulator; this encodes MVTLAEVAQHAGVSASTVSYVLSGKRSISANTRQRVERSIRELGYHPNAGARALASSRSNIIALMVPLRTDMYVPVMMEIAIAVATTARTHGYDVLLLTGEEGPDAVRRVTGSGLADGMILMDVELDDERLPLLRDGDASARAKSRAGDDQPAVLIGLPADTTGLTCVDLDFKATGALCVEHLAERGHRDIAVIGEAPAVYERHTGFAERTLEGLRTRARELGLRLLHRPCEGGYDAMAVTLSRILDERPGTTGFVVQNESAVEPLLALLRQQGRAVPEDVSVVAICPEQVAVQASVRLTSVAIPAQEMGRRAVEQLVAKLDGRGGDEVVLLAPELTVRASSGPAPAQP
- a CDS encoding acyl-CoA dehydrogenase family protein; this encodes MSAAPETPPSPSRPTVTEREARQVAEAAREQDWRKPSFAKELFLGRFRLDLIHPHPLPADEDAQRGEEFLAKLRDFCETKIDGALIEREARIPDEVVTGLKELGAFGMKIDTKYGGLGLTQVYYNKALALVGSASPAIGALLSAHQSIGVPQPLKIFGTREQKETFLPRCARTDISAFLLTEPDVGSDPARLATTAVPDGDDYVLDGVKLWTTNGVVADLLVVMARVPRSEGHRGGITAFVVEASSEGVTVENRNAFMGLRGLENGVTRFHRVRVPASHRIGEEGQGLKIALTTLNTGRLSLPAMCVGAGKWCLKIAREWSAAREQWGKPVALHEAVGSKIAFIAATTFALEAVVDLSSQMADEDRNDIRIEAALAKLYGSEMAWLMADELVQIRGGRGFETAESLQARGERAVPAEQMLRDLRINRIFEGSTEIMHLLIAREAVDAHLSVAGDLIDPEKSLSDKARAGANAGVFYAKWLPRLVAGPGQLPGTFGEFKHGVDLSLHLRYVERTARKLARSTFYAMSRWQGRMETKQGFLGRIVDIGAELFAMSAACVRAELLRSRGDHGREAYQLADAFCRQSRVRVEELFGRLWSNTDDLDRKVVKGVLSGTYAWLEEGVVDPSGDGPWIADATPGPSTRENVHRPIR